In Eptesicus fuscus isolate TK198812 chromosome 23, DD_ASM_mEF_20220401, whole genome shotgun sequence, one genomic interval encodes:
- the RTN4R gene encoding reticulon-4 receptor: MKKAPGGGSRLLAWVLWLQVWRVAAPCPGACVCYNEPKVTTGCPQQGLQAVPDDIPAASQRIFLHGNRITHVPAAAFRACRNLTILWLHSNALTRIDATAFAGLALLEQLDLSDNAQLRAVDPTTFRGLGRLHTLHLDRCGLQELGPGLFRGLAALQYLYLQDNGLQALPDDTFRDLGNLTHLFLHGNHIPGVPERAFRGLHSLDRLLLHQNRVARVHPHAFRDLGRLMTLYLFANNLSALPAEALAPLRALQYLRLNDNPWVCDCRARPLWAWLQQFRGSSSELPCSLPRRLAGRDLKRLAAPDLEGCATAAGPSRAIWTGGPADEQLLGLPKCCQPDAADKASVLEAGSPASAGNALKGRVPPGDSPPGNSSGPRHINDSPFGTLPGSAEPPLTALRPQGSEPPGPPTMGPRRRPGCSRKNRTRSQCRLGQAGSGGSGAGDAEGSGALPGLACSLAPLGLALVLWTVLRPC, translated from the coding sequence GGAGCCGGCTGCTGGCCTGGGTGCTGTGGCTGCAGGTGTGGCGGGTGGCGGCTCCGTGCCCGGGCGCCTGCGTGTGCTACAACGAGCCCAAGGTGACAACAGGCTGCCCTCAGCAGGGCCTCCAGGCCGTGCCCGACGACATCCCCGCGGCCAGCCAGCGCATCTTCCTGCATGGCAACCGCATCACACACGTGCCGGCCGCCGCTTTTCGCGCCTGCCGCAAcctcaccatcttgtggctgcacTCGAACGCGCTGACCCGCATCGACGCCACCGCCTTCGCCGGCCTGGCCctcctggagcagctggaccTCAGCGACAACGCGCAGCTGCGCGCCGTGGACCCCACCACCTTCCGCGGCCTGGGCCGCCTGCACACGCTGCACCTGGACCGCTGCGGCCTGCAGGAGCTGGGCCCCGGCCTGTTCCGTGGCCTGGCCGCCCTGCAGTACCTCTACCTGCAGGACAACGGGCTGCAGGCGCTGCCTGACGACACCTTCCGAGACCTGGGCAACCTCACGCACCTCTTCCTGCATGGCAACCACATCCCCGGCGTGCCCGAGCGCGCCTTCCGCGGCCTGCACAGCCTCGACCGCCTCCTGCTGCACCAGAACCGAGTGGCCCGCGTGCACCCCCACGCCTTCCGTGACCTCGGCCGCCTCATGACGCTCTACCTGTTCGCCAACAACCTCTCGGCGCTGCCCGCCGAGGCCCTGGCGCCCCTGCGCGCCCTGCAGTACCTGCGGCTCAATGACAACCCCTGGGTGTGCGACTGCCGGGCGCGCCCGCTCTGGGCCTGGCTGCAGCAGTTCCGCGGCTCCTCGTCCGAGCTGCCCTGCAGCCTGCCCCGCCGCCTGGCTGGCCGAGACCTCAAGCGCCTGGCGGCCCCTGACCTGGAAGGCTGCGCCACGGCCGCCGGGCCTTCCCGTGCTATCTGGACTGGCGGGCCTGCCGACGAGCAGCTGCTGGGGCTCCCCAAGTGCTGCCAGCCGGACGCCGCGGACAAGGCCTCGGTGCTGGAGGCCGGTAGTCCGGCCTCGGCTGGCAATGCGCTCAAGGGACGTGTGCCGCCCGGTGACAGCCCTCCAGGCAACAGCTCTGGCCCGAGGCACATCAACGACTCCCCCTTTGGGACCCTGCCTGGCTCGGCCGAGCCCCCGCTCACCGCACTGCGGCCCCAGGGCTCTgagcccccaggcccccccaccaTGGGGCCTCGCCGGAGGCCAGGCTGCTCCCGGAAGAACCGTACCCGCAGCCAGTGCCGCCTGGGCCAggcgggcagtgggggcagtggcGCTGGCGATGCAGAGGGCTCGGGGGCCCTTCCCGGCCTCGCCTGCAGCCTCGCCCCCCTTGGCCTGGCGCTGGTGCTGTGGACCGTGCTCAGGCCCTGCTGA